From one Deltaproteobacteria bacterium genomic stretch:
- a CDS encoding RluA family pseudouridine synthase yields MLILQSLDVLPGESGARLDRFLRDRFPGVPSRSVRFAIEGGAVRVGGADSPKGRILREGEIVTVASLAEGKDWLPVPSDLPGASVVYEDSHVVVLCKPHDAHTEPQRPLEAGTLAGYLRKLHPEVADIAPAPGLTLLTRLDFATSGAVPAALTGQAWTFLRHEREMGAIAKRYLCLVEGDVPEPIPIDYAIDSGGGGTVRVRKESADPDPCRWTWIEPVGSAGGGRTLVRATISRGKRHQIRAHLAAAGHPIVGDRRYASVPPEGPGKARLMLHAEEVTFRHPATGEPMRVVCPPPEGFTAL; encoded by the coding sequence TTGCTGATCCTTCAGTCGCTCGACGTCCTCCCCGGGGAGTCCGGGGCCCGTCTCGACCGGTTCCTGCGGGACCGGTTCCCGGGGGTCCCTTCGCGCAGCGTGCGGTTCGCCATCGAGGGGGGAGCGGTTCGGGTCGGCGGCGCCGACTCCCCAAAGGGGCGCATCCTCCGGGAAGGGGAGATCGTCACCGTGGCGTCCCTCGCGGAAGGGAAGGACTGGCTCCCCGTCCCTTCCGATCTTCCCGGGGCGTCCGTCGTCTACGAAGACTCCCACGTCGTCGTCCTGTGCAAGCCGCATGACGCCCACACCGAGCCCCAGCGGCCGCTGGAAGCGGGGACGCTTGCCGGCTACCTGAGGAAGCTTCACCCGGAGGTGGCGGACATCGCCCCGGCCCCGGGCCTCACGCTGCTCACGCGCCTCGATTTCGCCACCAGCGGGGCGGTTCCGGCGGCGCTCACGGGGCAGGCGTGGACATTTCTGCGGCACGAGCGGGAGATGGGGGCCATCGCGAAGCGGTACCTTTGCCTTGTGGAGGGGGACGTGCCGGAACCGATCCCGATCGACTATGCAATCGATTCGGGCGGGGGAGGGACCGTCCGGGTGCGGAAGGAATCGGCGGACCCGGATCCGTGCCGGTGGACCTGGATCGAGCCGGTGGGGAGCGCGGGGGGAGGCCGCACCCTGGTCCGGGCGACGATCTCCCGCGGCAAGCGGCACCAGATCCGGGCGCACCTCGCCGCGGCGGGCCATCCGATCGTCGGAGACCGCCGGTACGCCTCCGTCCCCCCGGAGGGTCCGGGGAAGGCGCGGCTGATGCTGCACGCGGAGGAGGTGACGTTCCGGCACCCCGCCACGGGCGAACCGATGCGGGTCGTCT